The Mycolicibacterium smegmatis genome has a window encoding:
- a CDS encoding MlaD family protein: MGNSIELDGRGPSERQLLACGLAVLVVAGLISTVLLVKATGRLDPYVRVVAALINVGDGLPQRSDVKYHGVLVGMVEDVTPAAHGEPNYVHINLNPEYASSIPSTVTARVVPSNVFAVSSVQLVDRDGGAGPAISAGAQIPEDTELPTVLFQTTISKLRDILAATGRGREDRTVGVLAAVNAATEGRRTELLTSGAQLNRLIDEVDSIVATDPSAPTTVSTLIEATRGLQQTAPELVDALHTAVRPMQTLVEQRSQLDSLISAGMNTLDTTRTALNNHTDRLVKITSELTPVVGNLADTSHHWLPAFVKLNNLSDKFFDEVWRPERNVGNMRMNLSFTPSYTYTRADCPQYGELKGPSCFTAPLVVTRPALPDQMLPRNYQPPKDLAPPPGTVVGENGNLVAVGPPLINPNPSLADPNPPLPPWMAPAPPVPGTANSALPVTPPPGVNQSPLAPVAPKPGSPPPPAPAPGPLPAEAAPASFGGNVGPVGSEQERVTLSVITGQPASTATQLLLGPVARGTTVSLAEPTAGEEPR; the protein is encoded by the coding sequence ATGGGGAACTCGATCGAACTCGACGGGCGCGGGCCATCCGAGAGGCAGCTTCTGGCCTGCGGGCTCGCCGTTCTGGTTGTTGCAGGGCTGATCTCGACGGTGCTGCTGGTCAAGGCGACCGGACGGCTCGACCCGTACGTCCGGGTGGTGGCCGCGCTGATCAACGTCGGTGACGGCCTGCCGCAGCGCTCCGACGTCAAGTACCACGGTGTGCTGGTCGGCATGGTCGAGGACGTCACCCCAGCCGCACACGGTGAACCCAACTACGTCCACATCAATCTGAATCCCGAGTACGCGTCGTCGATTCCGAGCACGGTGACTGCCCGAGTGGTGCCCAGCAACGTGTTCGCGGTGTCGTCGGTGCAGTTGGTCGACCGCGACGGCGGGGCAGGCCCGGCGATCTCGGCCGGTGCGCAGATCCCCGAGGACACCGAACTTCCGACGGTGTTGTTTCAGACCACCATCAGCAAGCTGCGCGACATCCTCGCCGCCACCGGCCGCGGCCGCGAGGACCGCACGGTGGGTGTGCTCGCCGCAGTCAACGCCGCCACTGAGGGCCGCCGCACCGAATTGCTCACCAGCGGTGCGCAATTGAACCGTCTCATCGACGAGGTCGATTCGATCGTCGCGACCGACCCGTCCGCACCCACCACGGTGTCGACGCTGATCGAGGCCACCCGCGGTCTGCAACAGACCGCGCCGGAACTGGTCGACGCGCTGCACACGGCCGTGCGGCCGATGCAGACCCTGGTGGAGCAGCGGTCCCAGCTCGACTCGCTGATCAGCGCGGGCATGAACACCCTCGACACCACACGCACCGCGCTGAACAACCACACCGACCGGCTGGTCAAGATCACCTCCGAGCTGACGCCCGTGGTGGGCAACCTGGCCGACACCTCACACCACTGGCTGCCCGCGTTCGTCAAGCTGAACAACCTGTCCGACAAGTTCTTCGACGAGGTGTGGCGGCCCGAACGCAACGTCGGCAACATGCGGATGAACCTGTCGTTCACCCCGAGCTACACCTACACCCGCGCGGACTGCCCGCAGTACGGAGAACTCAAGGGACCCAGCTGCTTCACCGCTCCGCTGGTGGTGACGCGGCCCGCGCTGCCCGACCAGATGCTGCCGCGCAACTACCAGCCGCCAAAGGACCTGGCGCCCCCGCCGGGCACCGTCGTGGGCGAGAACGGGAACCTGGTCGCGGTCGGTCCTCCGCTGATCAACCCGAATCCCAGCCTGGCCGACCCGAATCCGCCGCTGCCGCCGTGGATGGCGCCCGCGCCGCCGGTACCCGGCACGGCCAACTCGGCGTTGCCCGTGACCCCGCCGCCCGGGGTCAACCAGTCACCGTTGGCACCGGTCGCGCCGAAACCGGGCAGCCCGCCCCCACCGGCGCCCGCGCCCGGCCCGCTGCCCGCCGAAGCCGCGCCGGCGTCGTTCGGCGGCAACGTCGGGCCGGTAGGCAGCGAACAGGAACGGGTGACGCTCAGCGTGATCACCGGTCAGCCGGCCAGCACGGCAACCCAGCTGCTGCTGGGGCCGGTGGCCCGCGGCACCACCGTGTCGCTTGCCGAACCCACTGCAGGAGAGGAGCCCCGATGA
- a CDS encoding MCE family protein, with translation MKIRGALIGLSLFMVVALTLTWMVYVTLRRDVAGRTVPYTAVFTDVFGLREGDDVRMAGVRVGRVEKIELDGKHAKVSFVVQADQQVFGNTVASVTYQNIVGQRYLGLSLGKEGDPTLLPAGSVIPLERTDPSFDVGTLLNGYEPLFSVLDPKYANNLTEGVIQSLQGDQGSITALIDQTAQLTEAFAGRDEELGSVITDLNAVAANLARHNDDLDHIVSEAQSVVATFEARRPELVESMGSIAKVVRQLSTISDEVYPSLHEMVQRQPGFAAHMLGIEPQLAFVGANLPLMLKGFARITQEGTYANAYLCDLNATAFFPGLNDVTPIIVDAATPGNKAQHTPKCRSMANG, from the coding sequence ATGAAGATCCGCGGTGCGCTCATCGGACTGTCGTTGTTCATGGTCGTGGCGCTGACGCTGACGTGGATGGTCTATGTGACGCTACGTCGCGACGTGGCCGGGCGAACCGTGCCGTACACAGCGGTGTTCACCGACGTGTTCGGGCTGCGCGAGGGCGACGACGTGCGCATGGCCGGCGTGCGCGTCGGCCGCGTCGAGAAGATCGAACTCGACGGCAAGCACGCCAAGGTGTCGTTCGTGGTGCAGGCCGACCAGCAGGTGTTCGGCAACACCGTCGCGTCGGTGACCTACCAGAACATCGTCGGACAGCGGTATCTCGGCCTGTCCCTGGGCAAGGAGGGCGATCCCACGCTGTTGCCCGCAGGCAGCGTGATCCCGCTCGAACGCACCGACCCGTCGTTCGACGTCGGGACGCTGCTCAACGGCTACGAGCCGCTGTTCAGCGTGCTCGACCCGAAATACGCGAACAACCTCACCGAGGGCGTCATCCAGTCGCTGCAGGGCGACCAGGGCTCCATCACGGCGCTGATCGACCAGACCGCCCAGCTCACCGAGGCGTTCGCGGGACGCGACGAGGAACTCGGCAGCGTGATCACGGATCTGAACGCCGTGGCCGCCAACCTGGCCCGGCACAACGACGACCTGGACCACATCGTGTCGGAGGCGCAGTCGGTCGTGGCGACGTTCGAGGCGCGCAGACCCGAGCTGGTGGAGTCGATGGGCTCGATCGCCAAGGTGGTGCGCCAGTTGTCGACGATCTCCGACGAGGTGTACCCGTCCCTCCATGAAATGGTCCAGCGCCAGCCCGGTTTCGCTGCGCACATGTTGGGGATCGAACCGCAGTTGGCGTTCGTGGGTGCCAATCTTCCGCTGATGCTGAAGGGATTCGCGCGGATCACCCAGGAGGGCACATACGCCAACGCCTACCTGTGTGACCTGAACGCCACCGCGTTCTTCCCGGGGCTCAACGACGTCACGCCGATCATCGTCGACGCGGCGACCCCCGGCAACAAGGCGCAGCACACCCCCAAGTGCAGGAGCATGGCCAATGGCTGA
- a CDS encoding MCE family protein, with protein sequence MAEARKARRRKPLESYNRLWLGVVAVAVVSVLIGAMLLVRVADIGYTQYTARFLQAAALKAGNPVTVAGIPVGEVKSMRLAGDHVEAKIKVRNDVGLGKDSRAKIMVTTILGSRYLSLEPAGDGTLPDRTFDLSHTDVPYDLQEALTDVTTTFEKVDSDKFAETLQILGSQLETLPPVIPQALENTHTLSTIIAQRRDQLGELLKTTELISNTLYRQKSTIGSLMNQSNSLLAEFVARRATFHAMMDALTNLVQTLSGIVIDDRPELEKLVEDLRQLSSLLSKNDGMLRSILQTAPIALRNIANMTGTGNAIDFNSSSGLLVDSWMCAISGRAKQFGMIQYFQDCK encoded by the coding sequence ATGGCTGAGGCGCGAAAGGCCAGGCGGCGCAAACCGCTCGAGAGCTACAACCGCCTGTGGCTCGGTGTCGTCGCGGTCGCCGTGGTGTCGGTGCTGATCGGGGCGATGCTGCTGGTGCGGGTCGCCGACATCGGCTATACGCAGTACACCGCGCGGTTCCTGCAGGCCGCCGCGCTCAAGGCGGGCAACCCGGTGACGGTGGCCGGCATCCCGGTCGGTGAGGTCAAGAGCATGCGGCTGGCCGGGGACCACGTCGAGGCGAAGATCAAGGTGCGCAACGACGTTGGTCTCGGCAAGGATTCGCGCGCCAAGATCATGGTGACGACCATCCTCGGTTCGCGGTATCTGTCACTGGAACCCGCGGGTGACGGGACGCTCCCGGACAGGACTTTCGACCTTTCGCACACCGACGTGCCGTACGACCTGCAGGAGGCGCTGACCGACGTCACCACGACGTTCGAGAAGGTCGACTCCGACAAGTTCGCCGAGACGCTGCAGATCCTCGGTTCCCAGTTGGAGACGCTGCCGCCGGTGATCCCGCAGGCGCTGGAGAACACCCACACGCTGTCGACGATCATCGCCCAGCGCCGCGATCAGCTCGGTGAGCTGCTCAAGACCACCGAGCTGATCAGCAACACGCTGTATCGGCAGAAGTCCACCATCGGAAGCCTGATGAACCAGAGCAACTCGCTGCTGGCGGAATTCGTGGCCCGGCGCGCGACCTTCCACGCGATGATGGACGCGCTGACCAACCTGGTGCAGACGTTGAGCGGCATCGTCATCGACGACCGTCCGGAGCTGGAGAAACTGGTCGAGGATCTGCGCCAACTGTCCTCGCTGCTCAGCAAGAACGACGGCATGCTCCGCAGCATCCTGCAGACCGCACCGATCGCGTTGCGCAACATCGCCAACATGACCGGCACCGGCAACGCCATCGACTTCAACTCCTCCAGCGGCCTGCTGGTCGACTCCTGGATGTGCGCGATCAGTGGCCGCGCCAAGCAGTTCGGCATGATCCAGTACTTCCAGGACTGCAAATGA
- a CDS encoding MCE family protein, with amino-acid sequence MKLLRNKVAAALLAAVVLGAVVLAVGGAYVKQQMGAITVTAQFDSAAGLYEGNVVAVLGMPVGEVKKIRNRNGYVEVEFTVDKGVNIPADVQAATISNSILTDRQIELTPPYRGGPTLQNNATIGLNRTRTPVEFARVLDVLDKLAGSLRGDGKGNGPIADVLGAGASIVDGNGQQMKDALGELSNALRLSSDRGQVTKDQLTTIVRNLSALSQAAADNDAMMREFGSSVRALSQIVADEDLGSGTTGKKINEVLTHTGQVLETHRDAIKDLVANGDVVLNTVAVDHERDVKELLDIAPMTLDNLYNVADKKNGALRVKVVTDKLLFDNQLIKEVCNMMGLRQLGCSTGTLQDFGPDFGLSSMLDGLAAMGQK; translated from the coding sequence ATGAAACTTCTGAGGAACAAGGTGGCCGCGGCGTTGCTCGCCGCGGTGGTACTCGGTGCCGTGGTGCTGGCGGTCGGCGGTGCCTATGTGAAGCAGCAGATGGGCGCCATCACCGTTACCGCCCAGTTCGACAGCGCAGCAGGGCTTTACGAGGGCAATGTGGTCGCGGTCCTTGGCATGCCGGTGGGCGAGGTCAAGAAGATCCGCAACAGGAACGGCTACGTCGAGGTGGAGTTCACGGTCGACAAGGGCGTCAACATTCCCGCCGACGTCCAGGCTGCCACCATCTCCAATTCGATTCTGACCGACCGCCAGATCGAGTTGACCCCGCCGTACCGGGGTGGTCCGACGCTGCAGAACAACGCCACGATCGGTTTGAACCGCACCCGCACACCGGTGGAGTTCGCGCGGGTGCTCGATGTTCTCGACAAGCTCGCGGGTTCGCTGCGCGGTGACGGCAAGGGCAACGGCCCGATCGCCGACGTACTCGGTGCCGGCGCGTCCATCGTCGACGGCAACGGCCAGCAGATGAAAGACGCGCTGGGCGAACTGTCGAACGCGTTGCGGCTCAGCTCAGATCGCGGGCAGGTCACCAAGGATCAGCTGACCACGATCGTGCGTAACCTGAGTGCGCTGTCGCAGGCCGCGGCCGACAACGACGCCATGATGCGCGAATTCGGCTCCTCCGTGCGGGCGTTGAGCCAGATCGTCGCCGACGAGGATCTGGGCAGCGGCACCACCGGCAAGAAGATCAATGAGGTGCTCACCCACACCGGGCAGGTGCTCGAAACCCACCGCGACGCCATCAAGGATCTGGTCGCCAACGGTGACGTCGTGCTGAACACCGTCGCCGTCGACCACGAACGCGACGTGAAGGAGCTGCTCGACATCGCACCGATGACCTTGGACAACCTGTACAACGTCGCCGACAAGAAGAACGGCGCGTTGCGGGTGAAGGTGGTCACCGACAAGCTGCTGTTCGACAATCAGCTGATCAAAGAGGTCTGCAACATGATGGGTCTGCGCCAATTGGGCTGCAGCACCGGCACGCTGCAGGACTTCGGGCCTGACTTCGGATTGAGCTCCATGCTCGACGGACTTGCGGCGATGGGGCAGAAGTGA
- a CDS encoding MlaD family protein: MAASPKRLRKVRLVAAFAMTVIVSGCATNGLADLPLPAPGVGSGGYRITAIFSNALNLPANAKVKLAGADIGEMDSMVARNYTAVTTLRIMEGVRLPEGSTAELRSATPLGDVFIAIKPPAPVEPGTPLLKDGDTIDLDATAAAATVESVLSSAAILVNGGAVRNFTNLINGMGKATGDQGQAFGNLIRKTNNTLATLTARSEEISTAMTETSRLAQQISAKNQALSDVMAQARPATDTLAAHTTQIADLVTQIGDVSDQLRKFPSIAGADTSGRSVIADANTVAGAWNDVALAPDATLYALNRLLPPFIKSMSSGAISLDASVDRLILGSTPDIGFAGDQGLHGPKRHDWHQLVGTLKYTLLRLQERVVGQGPGVPQVPVIPSPTEPGEIIVDPGAAAPPEDAPAPEPAPAAQAPAPLPAEAPR, encoded by the coding sequence ATGGCAGCTTCACCGAAACGTCTACGGAAAGTTCGTCTGGTCGCGGCGTTCGCGATGACGGTCATCGTCTCCGGCTGCGCCACAAACGGTCTGGCCGATCTGCCGTTGCCCGCCCCCGGTGTGGGCAGCGGCGGGTACCGGATCACCGCGATCTTCTCCAACGCGCTGAACCTGCCCGCCAACGCCAAGGTCAAGCTCGCCGGCGCCGACATCGGCGAGATGGACTCCATGGTCGCCCGCAACTACACCGCGGTGACCACGTTGCGGATCATGGAAGGCGTGCGACTGCCCGAGGGCAGCACTGCCGAGTTGCGGTCCGCGACACCACTCGGCGATGTGTTCATCGCCATCAAACCTCCCGCCCCGGTCGAGCCAGGCACGCCGTTGCTCAAAGACGGTGACACCATCGACCTGGACGCAACCGCCGCCGCGGCCACGGTCGAATCGGTGCTGAGTTCGGCGGCGATCCTCGTCAACGGCGGAGCCGTGCGCAACTTCACCAACCTCATCAACGGCATGGGCAAGGCGACCGGCGACCAGGGCCAGGCGTTCGGCAACCTGATCCGCAAGACCAACAACACGCTGGCGACACTGACCGCGCGGTCGGAGGAGATCTCGACCGCGATGACCGAGACATCACGCCTGGCACAACAGATTTCGGCCAAGAACCAGGCGCTCAGCGATGTGATGGCGCAGGCCCGTCCCGCCACCGACACGCTGGCGGCCCACACCACGCAGATCGCGGACCTGGTCACCCAGATCGGCGACGTGTCCGACCAGCTGCGCAAGTTCCCGTCGATCGCGGGGGCCGACACCAGCGGCCGCAGCGTGATCGCCGACGCCAACACGGTTGCGGGAGCGTGGAATGACGTCGCGCTTGCCCCCGATGCGACCCTCTATGCGCTCAACCGGCTGCTGCCGCCGTTCATCAAGTCGATGAGTTCCGGTGCCATCTCGCTCGACGCGAGCGTCGACCGCCTCATCCTCGGCTCCACACCCGACATCGGCTTCGCAGGCGATCAGGGGTTGCACGGTCCCAAGCGCCACGATTGGCACCAGTTGGTCGGCACGCTCAAGTACACGTTGCTGCGCCTGCAGGAGCGAGTGGTGGGCCAAGGCCCAGGTGTGCCACAGGTTCCGGTGATCCCCAGCCCCACCGAGCCCGGCGAGATCATCGTCGATCCCGGCGCGGCCGCGCCGCCCGAAGACGCTCCGGCACCCGAACCGGCGCCCGCGGCGCAGGCGCCGGCACCGCTACCCGCTGAGGCCCCGCGATGA
- a CDS encoding MlaD family protein: MINAVADRIVGLVRFGYRKRSWLSALGLVMTLVVATAYLFFGALQVNPLDSDYRLTVQLPESAGLLPDQDVTLRGVPIGRVERLDITPSGVNAIVKVKSTVRIPEASDVRVSGLSPAGEQYIDFIDVPAESSSRFLADGAVIRQGQATVPVSLANLLADADGALGQVDTAKIELIKRELSLTDAGPQKLADIVDGGTFLLSTLDSVLPETSSLLRTGRVVFTLMADKNPGISVASDNLTETFTGMDKMREGYRRLTNQTPETLAAVDNLFVDNSDTMVQLLGNLTTASRLLYLRVPALNALFPSYRTSVLDALGTAIHDGGLWGTAEPYPRYTCDYGTPKLPPSSADFPEPFMYTYCRDVHPGVLVRGAKNAPRPADDDTAGPPPGADLGRQTDPTPRGRYTIPTPYGGPTLPIEPPR, translated from the coding sequence ATGATCAACGCAGTCGCCGACCGGATCGTCGGCCTCGTCCGCTTCGGGTACCGCAAGCGGTCCTGGTTGTCTGCGCTCGGGCTGGTGATGACGCTCGTCGTCGCGACGGCGTACTTGTTCTTCGGTGCGCTGCAGGTGAATCCGCTCGATTCGGACTACCGCCTCACGGTTCAGCTGCCGGAGTCGGCGGGCCTGCTGCCGGATCAGGACGTGACGCTACGAGGTGTGCCGATCGGCCGCGTAGAACGTCTCGACATCACGCCGTCCGGGGTCAATGCGATCGTCAAGGTGAAGTCGACGGTGCGGATCCCCGAGGCCAGCGACGTTCGGGTGTCGGGGTTGTCGCCGGCCGGTGAGCAGTACATCGACTTCATCGACGTGCCCGCCGAGAGTTCGAGCCGGTTCCTGGCCGACGGTGCGGTGATCCGGCAGGGGCAGGCCACTGTCCCGGTCAGCCTCGCGAATCTGCTGGCCGACGCCGACGGTGCGCTCGGGCAGGTGGACACCGCGAAGATCGAACTGATCAAGCGCGAGTTGAGCCTGACCGACGCCGGCCCGCAGAAGCTCGCCGATATCGTCGACGGCGGAACGTTCCTGCTGTCCACGCTCGATTCGGTGCTGCCAGAGACCAGTTCGCTGCTGCGGACCGGCCGCGTGGTGTTCACCTTGATGGCCGACAAGAATCCCGGCATCAGCGTCGCCTCGGACAATCTCACCGAAACCTTCACGGGCATGGACAAGATGCGCGAGGGATACCGTCGACTGACCAACCAGACCCCGGAGACCCTGGCGGCGGTCGACAACCTGTTCGTCGACAACTCCGACACCATGGTGCAGCTCTTGGGCAATCTCACCACCGCCTCACGGCTGCTCTACCTGCGGGTGCCCGCGCTCAACGCGCTGTTCCCGTCGTACCGCACCTCGGTGCTCGACGCGCTCGGCACCGCGATCCACGACGGTGGTCTGTGGGGGACGGCCGAACCGTACCCGCGCTACACCTGCGACTACGGCACACCGAAACTGCCGCCGTCATCGGCAGATTTCCCGGAGCCGTTCATGTACACCTACTGCCGCGACGTCCATCCGGGCGTCCTGGTCCGCGGGGCGAAGAACGCGCCTCGGCCTGCGGACGACGACACCGCGGGGCCGCCACCGGGCGCTGATCTCGGTCGCCAGACCGACCCCACGCCCAGGGGCCGCTACACCATTCCGACGCCCTACGGGGGACCGACGCTGCCGATCGAACCGCCTCGGTAG
- a CDS encoding RsiV family protein: MKRFGPLIGAALTVVALATAASAGASVVSFCDDLAGRMDGPYCHLSIESDRKATRDIKVAIPGELVDDPVAGPVVRDYLSTLVGNWMKAGQKMVADSFGEENYQIFRHGDALSVVFRETYHADGPDFNNAYRTFTFDMAEGRRLQLADLMKPGVDPLTAIPPLAQPFIVQALDQAPPPHQPGTYPFVFDRWLPDKVYSGAYKAWALTPDELIIYMPDYPVARDRPTDFTPGVMQWSMDGGTVQAHIPLAALAPILQPRYGGA; encoded by the coding sequence ATGAAGCGTTTCGGCCCTCTCATCGGCGCGGCACTGACCGTCGTCGCGCTCGCAACCGCCGCATCCGCGGGGGCGTCGGTGGTGTCGTTCTGCGACGACCTCGCCGGCCGGATGGACGGGCCCTACTGTCACCTGTCGATCGAGTCCGACCGCAAGGCGACACGTGACATCAAGGTCGCGATCCCCGGCGAGCTTGTCGACGACCCCGTGGCGGGCCCCGTGGTGCGCGACTATCTGAGCACGCTTGTGGGCAACTGGATGAAGGCCGGCCAGAAGATGGTCGCCGACAGCTTCGGCGAGGAGAACTATCAGATCTTCCGGCACGGCGATGCGCTGTCGGTGGTGTTCCGCGAGACCTACCACGCCGACGGACCGGACTTCAACAACGCCTATCGCACTTTCACTTTCGACATGGCCGAGGGCCGGCGCCTTCAGCTGGCCGATCTCATGAAGCCGGGTGTGGATCCGTTGACCGCGATCCCGCCGCTGGCGCAGCCGTTCATCGTGCAGGCACTCGACCAGGCGCCACCCCCGCACCAGCCGGGCACCTACCCGTTCGTGTTCGATCGCTGGTTACCCGACAAGGTGTACTCCGGCGCCTACAAGGCATGGGCCCTCACGCCCGACGAACTGATCATCTACATGCCGGATTACCCTGTCGCACGCGACCGGCCGACCGATTTCACCCCCGGCGTCATGCAGTGGTCGATGGACGGTGGCACCGTGCAGGCACACATCCCGCTCGCCGCGCTCGCCCCGATCCTGCAGCCGCGCTACGGGGGCGCCTGA
- a CDS encoding helix-turn-helix domain-containing protein, with the protein MGKAKPNDNKALVDAMLGDLGSRIRMLRKERQLTTERLAETAGVSAGLISQIERGNGNPSFATLVQLAHGLQMPIGQLLEAPESKSVVVRKNERRRLDGHGLANDDGGSYELLTPDLNGALEATWVVTPPGYDTSATPYHHHGEEFGIVLSGTKDVYLDGIRHRLHAGDSIRYASNIPHWYVNPSETEECTAIWVSTPPTW; encoded by the coding sequence ATGGGCAAGGCCAAACCGAATGACAACAAAGCGTTGGTCGACGCCATGCTCGGTGACCTCGGGTCACGTATCCGCATGTTGCGCAAGGAGCGTCAACTCACCACAGAGCGGCTTGCGGAGACCGCGGGTGTCAGCGCCGGACTCATCAGCCAGATAGAGCGCGGCAACGGCAACCCATCCTTCGCCACGCTGGTTCAGCTCGCCCACGGGTTGCAGATGCCCATCGGGCAACTGCTCGAAGCTCCCGAGAGCAAGTCGGTCGTCGTCCGCAAGAACGAGCGGCGCCGACTGGACGGTCACGGGCTGGCCAACGACGACGGCGGGAGCTACGAGCTCCTAACCCCCGACCTCAACGGCGCCCTAGAGGCCACCTGGGTGGTGACCCCACCCGGCTACGACACGAGCGCCACGCCGTACCACCACCACGGCGAAGAGTTCGGCATCGTCCTGTCAGGCACGAAGGACGTCTACCTGGACGGCATCCGTCACCGGCTCCATGCCGGTGACTCAATCCGGTACGCGTCCAACATCCCCCACTGGTATGTGAACCCCTCCGAGACCGAGGAGTGCACCGCGATCTGGGTGTCTACACCACCCACCTGGTAG
- a CDS encoding MFS transporter, translating to MLALGLGNTLEWYDWMIFGLLAAYLGPQFFAPQDSVSATLDTLAVFAVGFVMRPLGGVLLGNLADRIGRRRVMLLSVSLMAVTTLVIAVMPTYDTIGVWAGVLLLVLRILQGVSTGIEAPLSTAYAVEVNPAGHEGRAAGYISFFVNFGILLASLVSFLTSYFLGGDEMAAWGWRVPMLFGAAMGFFVLYLRRTLPETLHDEEKAEQNAGTWGGVLKHWIGLLAMIFVVGAAQAYNYAWNVGLPSLARSTFNEDPTRIFAATTAFGVILLIGSIVTGRLADRITLSKAFIGTRLLAIPAVFMMLLYAGPGMSTFTVVLLVGGVFLVANMTLYNVVSTSLMPKYCRATGTSLGYGLAVAAFGGTASYLLVWLQRIGQLWVFPAYTATLAAISVVLYIIARRKSGTFAGK from the coding sequence ATGCTCGCGCTCGGCCTCGGCAACACCCTCGAGTGGTATGACTGGATGATTTTCGGCCTGCTTGCCGCCTACCTCGGCCCGCAGTTCTTCGCGCCCCAGGACTCCGTGTCGGCCACCCTCGACACGCTCGCCGTATTCGCGGTCGGATTCGTGATGCGCCCGCTCGGCGGCGTGCTCCTCGGCAACCTGGCCGACCGGATCGGCCGTCGCCGCGTGATGCTGCTGTCGGTCAGCTTGATGGCGGTCACCACGCTGGTGATCGCCGTGATGCCGACGTACGACACGATCGGTGTGTGGGCCGGCGTCCTGCTGCTGGTGCTGCGGATCTTGCAAGGCGTCTCGACCGGCATCGAGGCACCCCTGTCGACCGCTTACGCCGTGGAGGTCAACCCCGCCGGGCACGAGGGTCGCGCTGCGGGTTACATCAGCTTCTTCGTCAACTTCGGCATCCTGCTCGCCTCGCTGGTCAGTTTCCTCACCAGTTATTTCCTGGGCGGCGACGAGATGGCGGCGTGGGGTTGGCGGGTCCCGATGCTATTCGGCGCAGCGATGGGCTTTTTCGTCCTGTACTTGCGCCGTACCCTGCCCGAGACACTGCACGATGAGGAGAAAGCCGAACAGAACGCCGGCACCTGGGGCGGTGTTCTCAAGCACTGGATCGGCCTTCTCGCAATGATTTTCGTAGTGGGCGCCGCGCAGGCCTACAACTACGCCTGGAACGTCGGCTTGCCCAGCCTGGCCCGCAGCACGTTCAACGAGGACCCCACCAGGATCTTCGCGGCCACAACCGCATTCGGCGTCATCCTGCTGATCGGTTCCATCGTCACCGGCCGTCTCGCCGACCGGATCACGCTGTCGAAGGCCTTCATCGGCACGCGCCTGCTGGCCATCCCCGCCGTCTTCATGATGCTGCTCTACGCCGGGCCAGGCATGAGCACGTTCACCGTCGTGCTGCTCGTCGGCGGCGTGTTCCTGGTGGCGAACATGACCCTCTACAACGTCGTTTCCACCAGCCTGATGCCGAAGTACTGTCGCGCGACCGGCACCAGCCTGGGCTACGGCCTCGCAGTCGCAGCGTTCGGAGGCACCGCCTCCTACCTGTTGGTCTGGCTGCAACGCATCGGCCAACTCTGGGTCTTCCCGGCCTACACCGCGACCCTCGCCGCGATCAGCGTCGTCCTCTACATCATCGCCCGCCGCAAGAGCGGGACCTTCGCAGGAAAGTGA